Proteins from a genomic interval of Trichoderma breve strain T069 chromosome 2, whole genome shotgun sequence:
- a CDS encoding apolipoprotein a1/A4/E domain-containing protein, which produces MASPTNTTLPSRATTGLSDDAIPEADPSTTAGLLAERLQAWKHMVGYLEEYVESVEKVHGRQAKEYEKVLKTISNPLREGHHFDQSLGGIAGFFENMRANTQAMINTNIETEKSIKGSVRPILDRLHKEIKHKAKELASGAQAAAKEVEKLRNVTQKHIELLGQQSAAYDSHGGRQTNSHEDPYVVRRGVTHRLHNQVLAENNHRNDLVSVQNNFRTFEAHILEVVQQAMEGFTQLVGSQGEKMRALNSDILGTVQCIPRDFEWTNFQHRAADRLVSANDPPRSVDAIQFPNMEHASTKALIEGSLERKSRNKLSFGYSTGYYVVSPSKYLHEFKDSDDTRNDPKPELSIYLPDAVIGVPSAEKFNIKGKDKSGTLSSKLTGSSEISFKAHTPADAQRWFQIIQGVTNAGPALSTPASPVATSSPTMTSPVAPAAAPAAAAAATKAVEADAKSPVATSTPVEKHQAQEVGVTGGDAKPAA; this is translated from the exons ATGGCTTCGCCTACAAACACTACGCTGCCGTCGCGCGCGACGACGGGATTGAGCGACGATGCTATTCCGGAGGCGGACCCTTCTACT ACCGCCGGATTGCTTGCAGAGCGTCTGCAGGCGTGGAAACACATGGTGGGATATCTCGAGGAGTATGTCGAGTCCGTGGAGAAGGTCCATGGCCGCCAGGCAAAGGAGTACGAGAAGGTCTTGAAG ACCATTTCAAACCCCCTGCGTGAAGGCCACCACTTCGACCAGAGCCTCGGCGGCATTGCGGGCTTCTTCGAGAACATGCGAGCCAACACCCAGGCCAtgatcaacaccaacatcgagacggagaagagcatcaaggGCTCCGTCCGCCCCATCCTCGACCGCCTGCACAAGGAGATCAAgcacaaggccaaggagctcgCGAGCGGCGCGCAGGCGGCGGCCAAGgaggtcgagaagctgcgcAATGTGACGCAGAAGCACATTGAGCTGCTCGGCCAGCAGTCCGCCGCATACGACTCGCACGGCGGCCGGCAGACCAACAGCCACGAGGACCCCTACGTCGTTCGTCGTGGCGTGACGCACCGCCTGCACAACCAGGTGCTGGCCGAGAACAACCACCGCAACGACCTGGTGTCGGTGCAGAACAACTTCCGCACGTTCGAGGCGCACATCCTCGAGGTCGTGCAGCAGGCCATGGAAGGCTTTACGCAGCTGGTCGGCAGccagggcgagaagatgcGGGCGCTCAACAGCGACATCCTCGGCACGGTGCAGTGCATCCCGCGCGACTTTGAGTGGACAAACTTCCAGCACCGCGCCGCCGACCGGCTGGTCAGCGCAAACGACCCGCCGCGCTCCGTCGACGCCATCCAGTTCCCTAACATGGAGCACGCCTCGACCAAGGCGCTGATCGAGGGCTCGCTTGAGCGCAAGTCGCGCAACAAGCTGTCGTTTGGCTACTCCACGGGTTACTACGTCGTCTCGCCGTCAAAGTACCTGCACGAGTTCAAGGACTCGGACGACACCCGCAACGACCCCAAGCCCGAGCTGTCCATCTACCTGCCCGACGCCGTCATCGGCGTGCCCAGCGCCGAAAAGTTCAacatcaagggcaaggacaagAGCGGCACGCTGAGCAGCAAGCTCACCGGCAGCTCCGAGATCAGCTTCAAGGCCCATACGCCCGCCGACGCTCAGCGCTGGTTCCAGATCATCCAGGGCGTTACCAACGCCGGCCCTGCGCTCTCGACCCCGGCGTCTCCCGTGGCCACGTCGTCGCCCACCATGACTTCTCCCGTGGCTCCGGCTGCGGCTCctgcggcggctgcggctgcgacCAAGGCGGTTGAAGCTGATGCCAAGTCACCCGTGGCCACGTCCACGCCGGTCGAGAAGCACCAGGCGCAGGAAGTTGGTGTGACGGGCGGCGATGCAAAGCCCGCTGCTTAG